A DNA window from Setaria viridis chromosome 2, Setaria_viridis_v4.0, whole genome shotgun sequence contains the following coding sequences:
- the LOC117844940 gene encoding PTI1-like tyrosine-protein kinase 1: MRQWFCCNCHFDDEEDGHNKEQSKAQSNKIDPKQKSSKPPVTQPEPEISPPTIDVPELSLDDLKEKTDNFGSSALIGEGSYGRVYHATLDDGRQAAVKKLDASENEPNDEFLKQVSLASKLKHDNLVEMLGYCVEGNYRILAYEFATMGSLHDVLHGRKGVQGAQPGPVLDWMQRVKIAIEAAKGIEYLHEKVQPSIIHRDIRSSNVLLFEDFKAKIADFNLLNQAPDMAARLHSTRVLGTFGYHAPEYAMTGQLTQKSDVYSFGVVLLELLTGRKPVDHTMPRGQQSLVTWATPRLSEDKVKQCVDPRLKGEYPPKGVAKLAAVAALCVQYEAEFRPNMSIVVKALSPLLQQRPAPTASEPAPEPAS; this comes from the exons ATGAGGCAGTGGTTTTGTTGTAACTGCCActtcgatgatgaggaagatgggcACAACAAGGAGCAGTCCAAGGCTCAGAGCAATAAGATAGACC CGAAGCAGAAATCTTCGAAGCCTCCTGTTACTCAACCTGAGCCAGAGATCTCCCCTCCTACAATTGATGTCCCTGAATTGTCATTGGATGACTTGAAAGAAAAGACTGATAATTTTGGATCGAGTGCCCTGATTGGTGAAGGTTCTTACGGACGAGTATATCATGCCACTTTGGATGATGGGAGGCAAGCAGCAGTTAAAAAACTCGATGCATCTGAAAATGAACCTAATGATGAGTTCTTGAAACAG GTCTCACTGGCATCAAAGCTAAAACATGACAATCTTGTTGAGATGTTGGGTTACTGTGTGGAGGGAAATTACCGTATACTGGCATATGAATTTGCAACCATGGGTTCGCTTCATGATGTTTTGCATG GAAGAAAAGGTGTTCAAGGTGCACAGCCTGGACCTGTGCTTGACTGGATGCAGAGGGTCAAAATTGCTATTGAGGCTGCAAAAGGCATAGAATATCTGCATGAGAAGGTTCAGCCTTCAATCATCCATCGGGACATCAGATCAAGCAATGTACTGCTGTTTGAGGACTTCAAGGCAAAAATTGCAGACTTCAATCTTTTAAATCAAGCACCAGATATGGCAGCTCGCCTCCATTCAACTCGTGTATTGGGAACTTTTGGATATCATGCACCAGA ATATGCTATGACTGGCCAGCTGACACAGAAAAGCGATGTCTATAGCTTTGGTGTAGTCCTTTTAGAACTTTTGACTGGAAGGAAACCAGTAGATCACACAATGCCTCGAGGACAACAAAGTTTAGTCACTTGG GCTACTCCAAGATTAAGTGAAGACAAGGTCAAGCAATGTGTAGATCCCAGGTTGAAGGGAGAATATCCTCCAAAGGGAGTTGCTAAG CTCGCTGCAGTGGCAGCTCTATGCGTGCAATACGAAGCAGAGTTCAGGCCCAACATGAGCATTGTTGTGAAGGCGCTTTCTCCTCTCCTTCAACAAAGACCTGCACCAACCGCCTCAGAGCCAGCCCCAGAACCTGCCAGCTGA
- the LOC117842199 gene encoding cysteine proteinase inhibitor 8 encodes MRATILVVIAIVAIQIVATPSMAGVTGGRFIKPAGVPGGYSPIGNINDPHVQELGGWAVSEHVKEANDGLKFNKVVSGDVQVVAGLNYRLIIDAFDSNGKDAKYEAVVWEKDWINFRKLLSFKPAN; translated from the coding sequence ATGAGAGCCACCATCCTTGTTGTTATTGCCATTGTGGCCATCCAAATAGTTGCTACACCCTCCATGGCAGGGGTCACCGGTGGACGGTTTATAAAACCAGCAGGGGTCCCTGGTGGATATTCTCCGATAGGGAACATCAATGACCCTCATGTTCAGGAGCTCGGTGGGTGGGCAGTGTCGGAGCACGTCAAGGAGGCAAACGACGGGCTAAAATTCAACAAAGTAGTGAGTGGTGATGTTCAGGTGGTGGCCGGCTTAAACTACCGTCTCATCATCGATGCATTTGATAGCAATGGCAAGGATGCCAAGTACGAGGCGGTGGTGTGGGAGAAGGATTGGATAAACTTTCGCAAGCTCTTATCCTTTAAACCAGCTAACTGA
- the LOC117842098 gene encoding probable folate-biopterin transporter 9, chloroplastic: MLCLSPCAPHLHHHHHHRLPPARHAATSTSSRTPRGLGVTLCLRTPTTPEDRRQRRRVARLQDASSSSSAPAAPPALKPPETAPAQALVPAARPATPAAERRGRLREMRRVWWLCGVGYWVQGFRCFPWLALNFHLARGLGLSPAALQLVQNAGTLPLVAKPLFGVLSDAVYVGRAHRLPYISIGALLQLIAWGTLAIIPVTGDTFPTQMACILIGNLGASVTEVVSDAVVTEFSRTQKAGVLQSYAFIALAAGSLLGNLSGGYVLLKTQEPKIMFTAFSVLLGFQLALSLSTKETLPSTPRNTRSRRVRSSLAVNLRKQFSNLMMVIREERIFYPLTWIMTSFAVVPILSGTMFCFQTQYLKLDPSIIGLSKVVGQIMVLSLTVLYNRYLKTIPLRHLIAGVQMLYAVAVLSDLVLVKQINLMLGIPNEIHVLCFSALAEAIAQFKVLPFSVLLSSLCPPGCEGSLFAFFTSGLVFSAIVSGVFGVGLSTLIGVSSVDYSNLPLGILLQSLAALLPLGWISFVPEKWNADEKVVMQR, translated from the exons ATGCTCTGCCTCTCGCCGTGCgcgccgcacctccaccaccaccaccatcaccgccTCCCGCCCGCGCGacacgccgccacctccacctcctccaggaCCCCGCGGGGCCTCGGCGTGACGCTATGCCTCCGGACGCCGACGACGCCCGAGGACCGGCGGCAGAGGCGCCGAGTCGCCAGGCTCCaggacgcctcctcctcctcctccgcgcctgccgcgccgccggcacTGAAGCCGCCGGAGACCGCGCCGGCTCAGGCGCTCGTTccggcggcgcgcccggcgacgcccgcggcggagcggcgcggccggcTGCGGGAGATGCGGCGGGTGTGGTGGCTGTGCGGGGTCGGCTACTGGGTGCAGGGGTTCCGCTGCTTCCCGTGGCTGGCGCTCAACTTCCACCTCGCCCGGGGGCTCGGCCTCAGCCCCGCCGCGCTGCAGCTCGTGCAGAACGCTGGGACGCTCCCGCTCGTCGCCAAGCCGCTCTTCGGGGTCCTCTCCGACGCTGTCTACGTCGGACGCGCGCACCGCCTCCCCTACATCTCCATTGGAG CATTACTGCAGCTTATTGCTTGGGGAACACTTGCGATCATTCCAGTCACAGGCGACACATTTCCAACCCAAATGGCCTGCATTCTCATTGGGAATCTTGGAGCATCTGTCACAGAAGTTGTAAGTGATGCTGTTGTCACGGAGTTCAGTAGAACTCAGAAGGCTGGTGTACTACAGTCATATGCATTCATAGCCCTGGCTGCAGGATCTCTACTAGGGAACTTGTCTGGTGGTTATGTTCTGCTGAAAACACAGGAACCAAAGATCATGTTCACGGCTTTCTCAGTTCTTCTTGGTTTCCAACTGGCACTGTCCCTCAGTACAAAAGAGACATTGCCAAGTACTCCACGAAACACCAGAAGTCGTCGTGTCAGAAGCTCATTGGCAGTCAATCTTCGCAAGCAATTCTCAAACTTGATGATGGTAATCAGGGAGGAGAGGATCTTCTACCCTCTTACATGGATCATGACATCGTTCGCTGTTGTGCCTATTCTTTCTGGAACGATGTTCTGCTTTCAGACACAGTATCTGAAGCTTGATCCATCAATTATCGGTCTATCAAAAGTCGTGGGACAAATCATGGTTCTATCTCTAACTGTCCTCTACAATCGATATCTTAAAACAATCCCTTTGAGGCACCTTATCGCTGGAGTTCAGATGCTATATGCCGTGGCAGTTCTGTCGGATTTGGTCCTCGTGAAACAAATAAACCTAATGCTAGGGATACCAAATGAGATCCATGTGCTTTGTTTCTCAGCTCTTGCTGAAGCAATTGCTCAGTTCAAGGTGCTGCCTTTCTCTGTTTTGCTGTCAAGTCTCTGCCCACCTGGCTGCGAAGGTTCTCTATTCGCCTTCTTCACATCTGGACTGGTATTTTCAGCAATAGTAAGTGGAGTATTCGGCGTTGGATTGTCCACTCTAATTGGTGTGTCCTCTGTGGACTACTCAAACCTGCCTCTGGGTATTTTGCTGCAAAGTTTGGCTGCACTGCTTCCATTGGGATGGATATCCTTTGTACCTGAAAAATGGAATGCTGATGAGAAGGTTGTGATGCAAAGATGA